From the genome of Naumannella halotolerans, one region includes:
- a CDS encoding DeoR/GlpR family DNA-binding transcription regulator, which produces MLATERQARIVAEVERKGSVRVTDLASMLAVSDMTIRRDLDVLARENRLAKVHGGATTRRTASTDEPGFAAKARRQQPEKAVIAARAASLVEPGAAIGLSAGTTTATLAGLLLDVDNLTVVTNSIRIADLFHNSGGGHTVVITGGVRTPSDALVGPLAVSALQQLHLDTVFLGVHGMDAGAGFTTPNMLEAETDRALVAAARKLVVVADHTKWQTVGISTITTLDRADVLITDNKLDPDAQECLQERVGQLILCDPDTPEH; this is translated from the coding sequence ATGCTGGCCACGGAACGCCAAGCCCGAATCGTGGCCGAGGTGGAACGCAAGGGGTCGGTCCGAGTGACCGACCTGGCCTCCATGCTCGCGGTGTCGGACATGACCATCCGGCGGGATCTGGACGTACTCGCCCGGGAGAATCGTCTGGCCAAGGTGCACGGCGGTGCCACCACCCGACGCACGGCCAGCACCGACGAACCCGGATTCGCCGCCAAGGCCCGTCGCCAACAACCCGAGAAGGCAGTGATCGCGGCCCGGGCGGCATCGCTCGTGGAGCCCGGCGCCGCGATCGGCCTGTCGGCCGGTACGACCACCGCCACCCTGGCCGGTCTGCTGCTCGACGTCGACAACCTGACCGTCGTCACCAATTCCATCCGGATCGCCGACCTCTTCCACAACAGCGGTGGCGGCCACACCGTGGTGATCACCGGTGGGGTACGTACCCCTTCCGACGCCCTGGTCGGACCGCTGGCCGTCTCGGCGTTGCAGCAGCTGCATCTGGACACCGTCTTCCTGGGTGTCCACGGCATGGATGCCGGCGCCGGTTTCACCACCCCGAACATGCTGGAGGCCGAGACCGATCGTGCCCTGGTCGCGGCTGCCCGCAAACTCGTCGTGGTGGCCGATCACACCAAGTGGCAGACGGTCGGGATCTCCACCATCACCACCCTCGACCGGGCCGATGTGCTGATCACCGACAACAAACTCGATCCCGATGCGCAGGAGTGCCTGCAGGAGCGTGTCGGTCAGCTGATCCTGTGCGATCCAGACACCCCCGAACACTGA
- the galT gene encoding galactose-1-phosphate uridylyltransferase — translation MSTTDGADASLRTPTSARNPGDEPAAVPADRRTASSSAGAGEGRPELSQSTTRLADGRTLHYYGVLPEPAADRRELPAVSTSSQMRHDPILDEWVVMASHRQSRTFLPPTDQCPLCPSTPQRQTEIPASSYDVAVFENRFPSLSTGAVAPPADPRLVAPFEPARAGSGRCEVVCITSDHQASFADLSPEHARLVIDVWAERTAAIGAIPEVEQVFCFENRGVEIGVTLGHPHGQIYGYPFLTPRSSQMLASARRYRAEHDRDLFDDVVAAERADESRTVLESEHWYAFVPRAARWPVEVHLYPKQRHLDLPELSDAERDDLAVVYLELLQRLDRLYDAPLPYIAAWHQAPVRIERDLASLHLELFSIRRSADKLKYLAGSESGMGAFITDVLPEAVAERLRSLATPAGVDHG, via the coding sequence ATGAGTACCACTGACGGTGCAGATGCTTCGTTGAGAACCCCGACGTCAGCCCGAAACCCCGGGGACGAGCCCGCTGCGGTACCGGCGGACCGCCGGACCGCGAGCTCGTCGGCCGGAGCCGGTGAGGGTCGCCCCGAGCTGTCGCAGTCGACCACCCGACTGGCCGACGGCCGTACCCTGCACTACTACGGGGTCCTGCCGGAGCCGGCAGCCGACCGGCGCGAGCTGCCCGCGGTCAGCACCTCCTCGCAGATGCGCCACGACCCGATCCTGGACGAGTGGGTGGTGATGGCCTCCCATCGGCAGAGCCGTACCTTCCTCCCGCCGACCGACCAGTGCCCGTTGTGCCCCTCGACTCCCCAGCGGCAGACCGAGATCCCGGCCAGCAGCTACGACGTGGCGGTCTTCGAGAACCGCTTCCCCAGTCTGTCCACCGGCGCCGTCGCCCCGCCCGCCGACCCCAGGCTCGTGGCACCGTTCGAACCCGCGCGGGCAGGCTCGGGCCGCTGCGAGGTGGTGTGCATCACCAGTGATCATCAGGCCTCGTTCGCCGATCTCAGCCCCGAACATGCCCGGCTGGTGATCGACGTGTGGGCCGAACGTACCGCCGCCATCGGGGCGATCCCGGAGGTGGAGCAGGTGTTCTGCTTCGAGAACCGCGGCGTCGAGATCGGCGTCACCCTGGGACATCCGCACGGGCAGATCTACGGCTACCCCTTCCTCACCCCGCGTTCCTCGCAGATGCTCGCCTCGGCGCGCCGCTACCGCGCCGAACATGATCGGGACCTGTTCGACGACGTGGTCGCCGCCGAGCGCGCCGACGAGTCGCGGACGGTGCTCGAATCCGAGCACTGGTACGCCTTCGTACCCCGGGCCGCCCGCTGGCCGGTGGAGGTCCACCTGTACCCGAAGCAGCGGCATCTCGACCTGCCGGAGCTGAGCGATGCCGAGCGTGATGACCTGGCGGTGGTCTACCTGGAGCTGTTGCAACGACTCGATCGGCTCTACGACGCGCCGCTGCCCTACATCGCCGCCTGGCATCAGGCGCCGGTACGGATCGAGCGCGATCTCGCCTCCCTGCACCTGGAGTTGTTCTCCATCCGTCGCTCCGCCGACAAGCTGAAGTACCTCGCCGGCTCGGAGTCGGGGATGGGTGCCTTCATCACCGATGTCCTGCCCGAAGCCGTCGCCGAACGTCTGCGCAGCCTGGCCACACCGGCCGGAGTCGATCATGGCTGA
- a CDS encoding DinB family protein: MNPLDNRPEPPSQADEWATLNGFLDHLRATVRWKVADLGPGQLMQTHPPSKLTMIGLVRHLAYVEDVWSNVVLWGGKPVPPWDGVDWDVDGDWEFDSALVEPPEASFELWHTAVDRSRDLIAAAHAEGGMERLAEGSRPDGLRPNVRWILVHLIEEYGRHCGHLDLLRESIDGRVGE; this comes from the coding sequence GTGAATCCGCTGGACAACCGGCCCGAGCCGCCCTCGCAGGCCGACGAATGGGCGACTCTCAACGGTTTCCTCGACCATCTGCGCGCCACGGTCCGGTGGAAGGTCGCCGATCTCGGGCCCGGCCAACTGATGCAGACCCACCCGCCGTCGAAGTTGACCATGATCGGTCTTGTCCGCCACCTGGCCTACGTCGAGGACGTCTGGTCGAACGTCGTGCTGTGGGGCGGGAAACCGGTGCCACCGTGGGACGGTGTCGACTGGGACGTCGACGGTGACTGGGAGTTCGACTCGGCACTGGTCGAACCACCGGAGGCATCGTTCGAGTTGTGGCACACCGCCGTCGACAGGTCCCGGGACTTGATCGCAGCGGCTCACGCAGAGGGTGGCATGGAACGTCTGGCCGAGGGTTCTCGACCCGACGGTCTGCGGCCGAACGTCCGGTGGATCCTGGTCCATCTGATCGAGGAGTACGGCCGGCACTGCGGACATCTCGACCTGCTGCGGGAATCGATCGACGGAAGGGTCGGGGAGTGA
- the cysK gene encoding cysteine synthase A, translating to MARIFDNLTELVGGTPLVRIHGLGGAEPSARVLAKLEYFNPAGSVKDRTALSIVRAAEADGRLRPGGTILEATSGNTGVGFAWIGALLGYRVVIVMPDDVSTERATLLRGLGAEVLFTPGSEGMAGANQLANAMVERDSSLFLSGQGGNDANPAVHTATTGPEIWADTDGEVDVFVATTGTGGTVSGAGRYLRSQNPEIEIYGVEPAEAPVLSGGEWAPHKIQGITGGNGVPPVTDLELLSGVLTVPQDRAIAVARQALRTEGLLVGVSSGAALAASLALAERPQYSGKTIVTVLADTGERYLSGELFDHARR from the coding sequence ATGGCCCGCATCTTCGACAACCTGACCGAACTCGTCGGGGGCACCCCGTTGGTCCGGATCCACGGACTCGGCGGGGCCGAACCGTCGGCCCGGGTACTGGCGAAACTGGAGTACTTCAACCCGGCCGGCAGTGTGAAGGACCGCACGGCACTCTCGATCGTCCGGGCCGCTGAGGCCGACGGCCGGCTGCGACCGGGCGGAACGATCCTGGAGGCGACCAGCGGCAACACCGGTGTCGGATTCGCCTGGATCGGTGCGCTGCTCGGCTACCGGGTGGTGATCGTGATGCCCGACGACGTCTCGACCGAACGGGCGACACTGTTGCGCGGACTCGGGGCGGAGGTGTTGTTCACCCCGGGAAGCGAGGGCATGGCCGGTGCGAACCAACTGGCGAATGCGATGGTCGAACGCGACTCCTCGCTGTTCCTGTCCGGGCAGGGAGGCAATGACGCCAATCCCGCCGTCCATACCGCGACCACGGGCCCCGAGATCTGGGCCGACACCGACGGTGAGGTCGACGTCTTCGTCGCCACCACCGGCACCGGCGGCACGGTCAGCGGCGCCGGACGGTACCTGCGCTCACAGAACCCCGAGATCGAGATCTACGGTGTGGAACCGGCCGAGGCACCGGTGCTCAGCGGAGGCGAATGGGCCCCGCACAAGATCCAGGGCATCACCGGCGGCAACGGGGTTCCGCCGGTCACCGATCTGGAGTTGTTGAGCGGTGTGCTCACCGTTCCGCAGGACCGTGCCATCGCGGTCGCCCGCCAGGCACTGCGCACCGAGGGGTTGCTCGTCGGCGTCTCCTCCGGTGCCGCCCTGGCGGCGTCGTTGGCTCTGGCCGAACGTCCGCAGTACAGCGGCAAGACCATCGTCACCGTCCTCGCCGACACCGGCGAGCGCTACCTCTCCGGCGAACTGTTCGACCACGCACGTCGCTGA
- a CDS encoding isoprenyl transferase produces MVRKTVEKPKPHPSGARPPSIPSKILPKHVAIVMDGNGRWAKERGLPRTDGHAAGETALFDVIEGAIEAGVRYLSAYAFSTENWRRSPDEVRWLMGFNRDVIHRRRDELDAMGVQIRWAGRRPRLWKSVIDELESAEVQSKDNTVLTLQFCVNYGGRAEIVDASRRIAELAAAGKLDPARISEKTFAKYLDEPQIPDVDLFVRSSGEQRTSNFLLWQSAYAEMVFLDTLWPDFDRRDLWRAIQIYAERDRRYGGAVPNQVG; encoded by the coding sequence GTGGTCCGGAAGACAGTCGAGAAACCCAAGCCGCATCCCAGCGGGGCGCGGCCGCCGAGTATCCCGTCGAAGATCCTGCCCAAACATGTGGCGATCGTGATGGACGGCAACGGCCGCTGGGCGAAGGAGCGAGGTCTCCCCCGTACCGACGGACATGCCGCGGGCGAGACGGCCCTGTTCGACGTGATCGAGGGCGCCATCGAAGCCGGGGTGCGTTATCTGTCCGCCTACGCCTTCAGCACCGAGAACTGGCGCCGGTCGCCCGACGAGGTGCGGTGGCTGATGGGGTTCAACCGCGATGTGATCCACCGTCGGCGCGATGAACTGGATGCGATGGGGGTGCAGATCCGCTGGGCCGGCCGGCGTCCTCGGCTGTGGAAGTCGGTGATCGACGAGTTGGAGAGCGCCGAGGTGCAGTCCAAGGACAACACCGTGCTGACGCTCCAGTTCTGCGTCAACTACGGCGGCCGGGCCGAGATCGTCGACGCCAGCAGACGGATCGCCGAACTCGCCGCCGCAGGGAAACTCGACCCGGCACGGATCAGCGAGAAGACCTTCGCCAAGTACCTCGACGAGCCGCAGATTCCCGATGTCGACCTCTTCGTCCGCTCCTCCGGTGAACAACGCACCTCGAACTTCCTGCTCTGGCAGTCGGCGTATGCCGAAATGGTCTTCCTCGACACCTTGTGGCCCGACTTCGACCGTCGCGATCTGTGGCGGGCGATCCAGATCTATGCCGAACGCGACCGACGGTACGGAGGCGCGGTGCCGAACCAGGTGGGCTGA
- a CDS encoding DUF6518 family protein, which translates to MSATTVPRRSPGVANRCPLFALAAALSLGTAAVLANQVPGTPGSVLQLLFGSGLAWLLAALISGALAASRGQAAIWGAVMLTGAVGVYYLVLVLFDLLAVEDVVVGLLLWGVLGLVGGSIAGLLGYGVVHASALVRALAVGAAGGAVASEAVASLLRQPPQLDVPMLMIGFGVPVVAILLCVRGRRLLGALTVAVVVGCCGGLAWVLVDTLA; encoded by the coding sequence GTGAGCGCCACCACCGTCCCCCGCCGAAGCCCCGGCGTGGCCAACCGTTGCCCGCTGTTCGCCCTCGCCGCAGCGCTCAGCCTGGGTACCGCCGCGGTGCTGGCGAACCAGGTACCCGGTACGCCCGGCAGCGTCCTGCAGTTGCTGTTCGGCTCCGGTCTGGCCTGGTTGCTGGCGGCGTTGATCAGCGGAGCTCTGGCGGCCAGTCGTGGGCAGGCGGCGATCTGGGGTGCGGTGATGCTCACCGGCGCGGTGGGGGTGTACTACCTGGTGCTCGTGCTGTTCGACCTGCTGGCGGTCGAGGACGTGGTGGTCGGTCTGCTGCTGTGGGGTGTGCTCGGCCTCGTCGGCGGGTCGATTGCCGGACTGCTGGGGTACGGGGTGGTCCACGCCTCCGCGCTGGTACGGGCACTGGCCGTCGGTGCAGCAGGTGGTGCGGTGGCCTCCGAAGCCGTCGCCTCGTTGCTGCGTCAGCCACCGCAGCTCGACGTACCGATGCTGATGATCGGTTTCGGGGTCCCGGTGGTGGCGATCCTGCTGTGCGTCCGCGGTCGCAGACTGCTCGGAGCCTTGACCGTTGCGGTGGTGGTCGGCTGCTGCGGTGGTCTGGCCTGGGTCCTGGTGGACACCCTCGCCTGA
- the galK gene encoding galactokinase has product MSCPKPSPNVCAAWPHRPESIMAEPTFGTGPSTGGSWSAPGRVNLIGEHTDYNNGLALPIAIGQRTTVEAVPADDGVYRVSSAGHGQEVLFGPQTQPGEVTGWAAYVAGTVWALGELGVPLVPGSFTISSEVPTGAGLSSSAALECAVACGVLGLAGRGLDRHSLATATQRAENVYVGAPTGGMDQLASAFGRAGSALLVDVGADSLEQVPFELTESGLELLVIDTGSSHSHADGEYGARRRSCEQAAAALGVASLRDVQDAPLAETLASLAGLDDGTIARRVRHVITENARVERTVALLREKRITEIGPLLLASHESLRDDYEVTVPVLDLAVDAAMASGALGARMTGGGFGGSVIALVDAGLSESVAEGVSAAFVDAGHAAPTTRSVVPADGAGPLLPDTTP; this is encoded by the coding sequence ATGTCCTGCCCGAAGCCGTCGCCGAACGTCTGCGCAGCCTGGCCACACCGGCCGGAGTCGATCATGGCTGAACCGACGTTCGGGACCGGTCCGTCCACCGGTGGTTCGTGGTCGGCACCGGGCAGGGTGAACCTGATCGGCGAGCACACCGACTACAACAACGGCCTGGCACTGCCGATCGCGATCGGCCAGCGGACCACGGTCGAGGCCGTCCCCGCCGACGACGGTGTGTACCGGGTCAGCAGCGCAGGTCACGGTCAGGAGGTGCTCTTCGGTCCGCAGACCCAACCCGGGGAGGTGACCGGGTGGGCCGCCTATGTCGCCGGTACGGTCTGGGCCCTCGGGGAACTCGGCGTGCCCCTGGTGCCCGGCAGCTTCACCATCAGCTCCGAGGTACCCACCGGAGCCGGGTTGTCCTCGTCTGCCGCATTGGAATGTGCCGTCGCCTGCGGCGTCCTCGGCCTGGCCGGACGGGGACTGGACCGACACTCGCTCGCCACGGCCACCCAGCGGGCCGAGAACGTCTACGTCGGAGCACCGACCGGAGGGATGGACCAACTCGCCAGCGCCTTCGGCCGTGCCGGATCGGCACTGCTGGTCGATGTCGGCGCGGACAGCCTGGAACAGGTCCCCTTCGAACTGACCGAGTCCGGACTGGAACTGCTGGTGATCGACACCGGTTCCAGCCACAGTCACGCCGATGGCGAGTACGGCGCTCGCCGTCGCAGTTGCGAACAGGCCGCCGCAGCGCTCGGCGTGGCCAGCCTGCGAGATGTCCAGGACGCTCCCCTGGCCGAGACCCTGGCGTCCCTGGCCGGCCTCGATGACGGCACCATCGCCCGCCGGGTGCGCCATGTGATCACCGAGAACGCGCGCGTCGAACGTACCGTCGCCCTGCTGCGCGAGAAGCGGATCACCGAGATCGGCCCGCTGCTGCTGGCCAGCCACGAGTCCCTGCGCGACGACTACGAGGTGACCGTCCCGGTCCTCGATCTGGCCGTCGACGCGGCGATGGCCTCGGGTGCCCTCGGCGCCCGGATGACCGGTGGCGGCTTCGGTGGCTCGGTGATCGCCCTGGTCGATGCCGGATTGTCGGAGTCGGTCGCCGAGGGTGTCAGCGCGGCATTCGTCGACGCCGGTCACGCTGCGCCCACGACCCGGTCGGTGGTGCCCGCCGACGGAGCCGGCCCACTGCTTCCCGACACCACCCCGTAG
- a CDS encoding sugar-binding protein: MFGRRSWAKAAVAAVAAATMMLSACGGREATETDPGGEATAGGFETGSLIGVSLPQKTSENWVLAESLFNDGLTEAGYEADVQFANSGASEQQNQIQSMITKGAKVIIVGAVDGSQLGAQVQQAKDAGITVIAYDRLLLNTAAVDYYVAFDPYKVGELQGQALLDGLAERKGEAPYNIELIAGSPDDANTANFFNGAMSVLQPKIDDGTLEIPSGQVAMDQVATQGWKAENVQRRMDTILSGNYSGDTTLDGVLSPNDTLARAALTSAASAGADTPVVTGQDSEVESVKSILAGEQYMTIYKDTRELVNQSIAMVDALQTGAEPEINDTESYDNGAKVVPAYNLEPVVVTEANAREVYADDPILQSELG, translated from the coding sequence ATGTTTGGACGCAGGTCCTGGGCGAAGGCGGCCGTGGCCGCCGTCGCCGCAGCAACGATGATGTTGTCTGCCTGTGGTGGCCGTGAGGCAACCGAGACCGATCCCGGGGGTGAGGCCACCGCCGGTGGTTTCGAGACCGGGTCGCTGATCGGTGTGTCGCTGCCGCAGAAGACCTCGGAGAACTGGGTTCTGGCCGAGAGTCTGTTCAACGACGGGCTCACCGAGGCCGGATACGAAGCCGATGTTCAGTTCGCCAACTCCGGTGCCTCGGAGCAGCAGAACCAGATCCAGTCGATGATCACCAAGGGTGCGAAGGTGATCATCGTCGGTGCCGTGGACGGTTCCCAGCTGGGTGCTCAGGTGCAGCAGGCCAAGGATGCCGGTATCACCGTGATCGCCTACGACCGACTGCTGTTGAACACCGCCGCCGTCGACTACTACGTGGCCTTCGACCCCTACAAGGTCGGTGAGCTGCAGGGTCAGGCACTGCTGGACGGGCTGGCCGAACGCAAGGGCGAGGCGCCGTACAACATCGAACTGATCGCCGGTTCACCCGACGACGCCAACACCGCCAACTTCTTCAACGGTGCGATGAGCGTGCTGCAGCCGAAGATCGACGACGGAACCCTGGAGATCCCCTCCGGCCAGGTCGCGATGGACCAGGTCGCCACCCAGGGCTGGAAGGCGGAGAACGTGCAGCGCCGGATGGACACCATCCTGTCGGGCAACTACAGCGGTGACACCACCCTGGACGGTGTCCTCTCCCCCAATGACACCCTGGCCCGAGCAGCCCTGACCTCGGCCGCCTCGGCCGGTGCCGACACGCCGGTGGTGACCGGTCAGGACTCGGAGGTGGAGTCGGTGAAGTCGATCCTCGCCGGTGAGCAGTACATGACGATCTACAAGGACACCCGGGAACTGGTGAACCAGTCGATCGCCATGGTCGATGCGCTGCAGACCGGCGCGGAACCGGAGATCAACGACACCGAGTCCTACGACAACGGGGCGAAGGTCGTACCGGCCTACAACCTGGAGCCGGTCGTGGTCACCGAGGCGAATGCCCGTGAGGTGTACGCCGACGACCCGATCCTGCAGTCCGAACTGGGCTGA
- a CDS encoding aldose 1-epimerase family protein: protein MTTTDPVIPTGPIHHLTGHGYEAEVVAVGAGLRALRHLDRELLVSWPREVARPMGRGAVLAPWPNRIADGRYRWNDADHQLALTEPDRANAIHGLIQWVRFEVAEESADLLRFSTQVVPQPGYPWPLELTVEYRLTESGLTWSVIAGNPGDQVVPFGVAPHPYLVAPGSLDDWTVSVPADTVLEVTEDRLLPVGTRPVEGTELDLRRPTVLGDRRIDHAYTDLISTDEFASVSVQDADGIGARMRWSTAQCPWVQIHTADRPEPENDRVGLAVEPMTCPPDAFGTGTDVIALQPGAQHRVDWELSAIGG, encoded by the coding sequence ATGACCACTACCGATCCGGTGATCCCCACCGGCCCGATCCACCACTTGACCGGACACGGGTACGAGGCCGAGGTGGTCGCGGTCGGAGCCGGTCTGCGAGCCCTGCGCCACCTTGATCGGGAACTGCTGGTCTCCTGGCCGAGGGAGGTCGCCCGGCCCATGGGGCGCGGCGCGGTGCTCGCTCCCTGGCCGAACCGGATCGCCGACGGCAGGTACCGCTGGAACGACGCCGATCACCAGCTGGCGCTGACCGAACCGGACCGGGCCAATGCGATCCACGGCCTGATCCAGTGGGTACGTTTCGAGGTCGCCGAGGAGTCCGCGGACCTGCTGCGTTTCTCCACCCAGGTGGTGCCCCAGCCGGGATATCCATGGCCGCTCGAGCTGACCGTCGAGTACCGGTTGACCGAGTCGGGTCTGACCTGGTCGGTGATCGCCGGCAATCCCGGTGATCAGGTCGTCCCCTTCGGTGTCGCCCCGCACCCGTACCTGGTGGCGCCGGGGTCGTTGGACGACTGGACGGTCAGCGTTCCGGCCGACACCGTGCTGGAGGTGACCGAGGACCGTCTGCTCCCGGTGGGGACTCGGCCGGTGGAGGGCACCGAACTCGATCTTCGGCGACCGACCGTGCTCGGCGATCGCCGGATCGACCACGCCTACACCGATCTGATCAGTACCGACGAGTTCGCCTCCGTCTCCGTGCAGGATGCCGACGGGATCGGCGCACGGATGCGCTGGTCGACTGCGCAGTGTCCCTGGGTGCAGATCCACACCGCCGATCGACCGGAGCCGGAGAACGACCGGGTGGGACTGGCCGTCGAGCCGATGACCTGTCCGCCCGATGCCTTCGGTACCGGCACCGACGTGATCGCCCTGCAACCAGGCGCCCAGCATCGGGTGGACTGGGAGCTGTCGGCAATCGGTGGGTGA
- the mmsB gene encoding multiple monosaccharide ABC transporter permease, with protein MRHVKDIFGGDLRQFGMLIALIILIVFFHFMTGGKVIDPLNMMNIINGNAYILILAVGMVLVIIAGNIDLSVGSVAAFAGIVVAIAMRDYGVPWWGGILLCLLVGALVGAWQGFWVAYVGIPAFIVTLAGMLIFRGANQFVGNSTSVPVPAQIQYLGGGYLPEVGPNTGYNNLTLVLGLLVIVALVAGELLQRRSHNRTQAPNPPLWVSAVKLVLLAAIIWGATYLFATGRPGTSFPVPGLILVAMVLLYWFISSRTVFGRHVYAFGGNRQAAALSGVNTKFVNFLVMMNMSVLAALAGLIFIGRSTASGPADGNMWELDAIAAVFIGGAAVSGGVGTVIGALIGGLVMAVLNNGLQLLGVGADATQMIKGLVLLLAVAFDVWNKTQGKPSITGLLFGSKPASEHSTASVPVAEEATEPSKANA; from the coding sequence ATGCGTCACGTCAAGGACATCTTCGGTGGTGATCTGCGCCAGTTCGGCATGCTGATCGCCCTGATCATTCTGATCGTCTTCTTCCATTTCATGACCGGCGGGAAGGTGATCGACCCGCTGAACATGATGAACATCATCAATGGCAATGCCTACATCCTGATCCTGGCCGTCGGCATGGTCCTGGTGATCATCGCCGGCAACATCGACCTGTCGGTCGGTTCCGTCGCCGCCTTCGCCGGGATCGTCGTCGCCATCGCGATGCGCGACTACGGGGTTCCGTGGTGGGGCGGCATCCTGTTGTGCCTGCTGGTCGGCGCGCTGGTCGGCGCCTGGCAGGGGTTCTGGGTCGCCTACGTCGGCATCCCGGCCTTCATCGTCACCCTCGCCGGTATGTTGATCTTCCGCGGTGCGAACCAGTTCGTCGGCAACTCGACCTCGGTTCCGGTTCCCGCGCAGATCCAGTACCTCGGCGGTGGGTACCTGCCCGAGGTCGGTCCGAACACCGGCTACAACAACCTCACCCTGGTGCTCGGTCTGTTGGTGATCGTCGCCCTGGTCGCCGGTGAACTGCTGCAGCGGCGTTCCCACAACCGGACCCAGGCGCCGAATCCGCCGCTGTGGGTGAGCGCGGTCAAGCTCGTCCTGCTCGCCGCCATCATCTGGGGTGCCACCTATCTCTTCGCGACCGGTCGTCCGGGCACCTCGTTCCCGGTCCCGGGCCTGATCCTGGTGGCGATGGTGCTGCTGTACTGGTTCATCAGTTCACGGACCGTGTTCGGCCGCCATGTCTACGCCTTCGGCGGCAACCGGCAGGCGGCTGCGCTCTCGGGTGTGAACACCAAGTTCGTGAACTTCCTGGTGATGATGAACATGTCGGTGCTCGCCGCCCTGGCGGGTCTGATCTTCATCGGGCGCTCCACCGCATCGGGCCCGGCCGACGGCAACATGTGGGAGCTGGACGCCATTGCCGCGGTGTTCATCGGTGGCGCCGCAGTCAGCGGCGGGGTCGGTACGGTCATCGGCGCGCTGATCGGCGGCCTGGTGATGGCCGTGCTGAACAACGGCCTGCAACTGCTCGGAGTCGGCGCGGATGCCACCCAGATGATCAAGGGCCTGGTGCTGTTGCTGGCCGTTGCCTTCGATGTCTGGAACAAGACCCAGGGCAAACCGAGCATCACCGGACTGCTCTTCGGTTCCAAGCCGGCGAGTGAACACTCCACAGCTTCCGTCCCCGTGGCGGAGGAGGCCACCGAGCCTTCCAAGGCGAATGCCTGA